Proteins encoded within one genomic window of Natator depressus isolate rNatDep1 chromosome 1, rNatDep2.hap1, whole genome shotgun sequence:
- the DUSP12 gene encoding LOW QUALITY PROTEIN: dual specificity protein phosphatase 12 (The sequence of the model RefSeq protein was modified relative to this genomic sequence to represent the inferred CDS: inserted 2 bases in 1 codon), producing MLVVAAGRGSPEAARPGHTTRQSXDADSGARGRMVPVLPGLFVGGAAADAAAGALQAAGVAALLSVDAEEPPAVPGIRTLHIPARDEPGTDLLSHLDSCAAFLSAARAGGGAVLVRCHAGVSRSVALVTAYLMKTNNLTFEEAYATIKAIKSDAKMNEGFEWQLKLYEAMGCKVDVTSAIYKQYRLQKVTEKYSELQDLPREVFAVDPTSTCQTLSSEVLYRCRKCRRSLFRSSSILAHAEGSGPAAFAHKRITDPAQLRNDSRVKCTSYFIEPVQWMEPILLGVMEGQLLCPKCTSKLGSFSWRGEQCSCGRWVTPAFQIHKSRVDEMKALPVCGFQTLRT from the exons ATGTTGGTAGTGGCGGCGGGGAGGGGCAGCCCGGAAGCCGCCAGGCCGGGCCACACGACCCGCCAGTC AGACGCTGACAGCGGGGCGCGAGGCCGGATGGTGCCGGTGCTCCCTGGCCTGTTCGTGGGCGGCGCGGCGGCCGACGCGGCGGCCGGGGCCCTGCAGGCGGCGGGGGTGGCGGCGCTGCTCTCGGTGGACGCGGAGGAGCCTCCCGCGGTGCCGGGGATCCGGACCCTGCATATCCCGGCGCGGGACGAGCCCGGCACCGACCTGCTGAGCCACCTCGACTCCTGCGCCGCCTTCCTCAGCGCGGCCCGGGCGGGGGGCGGCGCCGTCCTGGTGCGATG CCACGCTGGAGTCAGTCGAAGTGTTGCTTTAGTGACGGCGTATTTAATGAAAACCAACAATCTCACCTTCGAAGAGGCTTATGCCACTATCAAAGCCATCAAATCCGACGCCAA AATGAACGAAGGCTTTGAATGGCAGCTGAAACTCTATGAAGCAATGGGCTGTAAAGTTGATGTGACCAGTGCCATTTACAAACAGTATCGCTTGCAAAAAGTTACAGAGAAATATTCTG AGCTGCAAGACTTGCCACGAGAAGTCTTTGCAGTTGACCCGACCAGCACTTGTCAAACTCTCAGCAGTGAGGTTCTCTACAGGTGCAGAAAATGCAG ACGTTCCCTATTTCGTAGTTCGAGCATTTTGGCCCATGCTGAAGGAAGTGGACCAGCAGCCTTTGCTCACAAGAGGATTACAGATCCTGCTCAGCTTCGTAATGACAGTCGAGTTAAATGTACCTCTTATTTCATTGAACCTGTACAGTGGATGGAGCCAATATTGTTAGGAGTGATGGAAGGACAG CTTCTGTGCCCCAAATGCACTTCGAAGTTGGGCTCCTTCAGTTGGCGTGGTGAACAGTGTTCGTGTGGCCGATGGGTGACTCCTGCCTTCCAGATTCACAAGAGTCGGGTGGATGAAATGAAAGCGCTGCCAGTCTGTGGATTCCAAACTCTCAGAACGTGA